The Cryptomeria japonica chromosome 6, Sugi_1.0, whole genome shotgun sequence genomic interval ATTCCTCATCAGTTCACTCATTGCCCACTCTACCGAAACCACCGATGTTTCCATTCCCCCGAGTAACATATCCTGCACACAATAATTAATTTCCTGAAGTCAATATATATTATACTCAAAAGCAGAATAGTGAACGGCCTGCAAATCCGTCGAATATTTTGTGAACGGCCTGCATGCGACGACGGAATCCTTGCAAGTCGAGCCAATCAAGAGAAGGaatgaaatcgccaatgcaaaatAGAGCGAACACAGTAAACATCTCCTCAATCATTTCTTTGAAGCCATACCCTCCATTCAATTCTTTGTCTGAGTACGTTCTGCTGGCAAACATTCTGCAAGTAACATTTTGTGTTAGGGAGGAAAGCATCTTCCTCACATCCACACACTGCACTCCGTGCCCACTTTCCTGCCAGATGGAGCCGATCATGGCACACACTTCTTCCTCTCTCACAAATCTGAAAGATTCGGTTCTCTTTACTGTGAGCAGCTCAACCGTGCAGTTGCACACCTTTCTCATCTGCCTCCAGTACGATCCATAGGGGCTAAACGCCACGTCTTTATGATCGTAGCATATATATTTCCCCACTGTGCAGTTTGGTCTTGTTGCAAAGACCAAATCATGGGTTTTGAGGAACTCTTTGGCCATTGCAGGCGAAGACACAACAGCGGTGGGTACGGATCCCAGGCGAAGGAACAGAATGGATCCATATCTCTTTGCATGCGCCGCGAGAGCCTGATGAGGAAGGCTTCCCAAGAGATGGAGACTTCCTATCACAGGCCATGGACGTGATCCCAGGGGCAATTTCATTTTCCTGTCATTTGTCTTGGGCTTATACACAAAGCAGTAAAGGAGAAAGATGAACCCAAATCCTATGGCGAGGGAGCAAGTGAGGGATTCCATGCTATGAGAAAATGGAAAGCGGAAATCTTGCAATGAATGGAAACCCATAATCCAACCCTTTTAATATCGTCTACAAGGTTTACCGCTATAGGTGTGTTAGCCTAATCGCAACGCAAACAAAGTTTACCACTATAGGTATGTTCAAATTACAATCTGTCGGTCGAGAGCCTGACTACagaaaaatagaaattattgttgtAGTTAATAGTTATAGTTCTGGGGCACTGTGCAGTTTGACGTACTGAAGTATCGGGGCGGTGGGAAGACTTTGTATGCCGAGTGATGGTCCATCTCTGAAGCGAAGCAACGATGCAACTTATGCCATTAATTGGATACCgtaagtattaaaaaaaaattgcatgcataaacaaaacaaaaatttaaaatgaaatgaatGTGAGAATTGAAAGTAATTGTTTTTAtaattacaataatatataataataataatcaatcttACTTTCAGGATTTCTTTAACGTACTTGGTCTTTTCAGATCGGTAATTTACATAAAATAGAAAAAGTATTTTCAACATTATCAAAAGAGAATCTTATAGGGGTCCGGTAATAGACATTTTCAATAGAAATTTTGTCCACAGTTTTCCAAATAAAGGAGAAGAATATTATTTACTGCTTAAACCTGAAACtgatattcattttcaaatttaaaatttgaatgtttCTCATCACCAAATAATAGTAGTAAGAATGGAGAAATTtttattatcaaatttattttttattgcttTGTTATTAAGTTTTGTATTAtcaaataaatttataatataattagtGTTTTATTAttcttaaataatatttttttaaatatttatgttCATCTCTTATTCACTAATATATCTAGATTTTATTACTAAGTTTTgcaaattttatatgtattatttaAGATATTTCAAATGATTCTATATGAAGGAAGAAACTTTGAATGTATTATAATTTGTTAACATCAATGATCATCTTCAAACATATTCAAGAGAGATACTCAAACTATTGATCATAAGATGGAAAAATTATAACTTTCATAAATGatgtatatttttaaaatatattttctttaagAAATATTATGTCAAAAATAACATAAAAATGTATTATTCTTAAAATTATTAAAAACCATATACTTTTCTAATTTTGTGTTATTAATACATTTCTACATCACGGAGatttcacttagtgaacttgggttatatcacatgcgttcatggcatactaaagaatccccctattttcaaaaaatattgccctaaattccttttttgtcaccccctctcaATACAAAGCCTGAATTAAAATCCCTtctttttcaccaaatattgtatttttcataacccaaattaaaaacccctCTATTTTCACCGATAGATAGTATATTGTACTctcatttttaggatattaaaccccccaatatgaatgcacatgatataatattgcctagccagtgaagctcATGTGTTTTTACATGTGTCATTTATACCAAAAAAAAAGCTACTTGTATATTATGAAAAAATGGAATaatgaaaagaaaagagaagatatATTATGTCAAGATTTAGGAGGCTATAGTTTTTGGCTACAAGTTGACACTTGACTTTGGAATCTTTAATATTTTGATAATTTGTAAGTACCTTAATAATTCTCTATAGTCATTGAAAATCATAGATCATATGTTCTTTATTATTCACTTCAATAATTTTTGAAAGGGAGATATAAGAATTTCCATAGTAAAATGAATTTACATATTTTGGAGTAATGAGGCTGATATTTTGTTTGTATTTTCTAATGAAGACCCCTTTAGACAAGTATTCTAGATTTAATTTTCATGCTTGGAGAATGAAAATTCAAATACAACTCATGAATAAGAATTTATAGGGAATGGTGAGTGGAAAGGAAAAAGAGCCTATAGATGCAACCAAGTTATTGAATTGGAATAGTATAGATGATAAAGCATAAATTATTATTGTTCTTACTATTTTGACTCTAATTACATCATATATATTAGATAAATCATTAGTGGAAATTTGTAATGATATTAATAAACAATTTGGAGGAAAAGTAATCAAAGAAAAATTCTCCCTAAAAATTCAATTGTTTAGGTTCAAAATGGAAGATATAATCACAATGTCAAATCATATAATTAATTTGAGATCTCTCATTAGGAATCTAGTAGAAGTTAAGGCtctaatagatgatgatgatgatgataaagagATCTTGTTAAATAACTTGCCTTCTAAATACAATAATGTTATTTTTTACACTTAGTCAAATAACTTGACAACTTTAGAAGATATGATTTCAACCCTTCTAgtagaagaaaacatgacaaaataagtgttacaagtgtggttttcgttgcaccaaaagatcaacctattgaTGAATGATAtaaccactagaattatagaatccataggagacgATTAAGCCATGTCATAAACCTGAGCATTGCAcagcacaacacaaggagaccaagggtgcacaccttgcaacaatccccctagTGCAAGTGAGGAGTTTGAaactatgaccaagctctgataccacttgttacaagtgcagttatcgttgcaccaaaagatcaacctattaatacccaatacaaccactagacttatagaatccataggaggcggttaagccatgtcacaaacctgagtgttgcgttgcacaacacaaggaaaccaagggctcACACCTTCgaacaaaaagatacaaaatatTATCCTCAATAGGAGAAAGCACTATATGCATGGAGTAGTGATAAATGGTCAAGTagaaaaaagaaagaataaataCATGTTTTTTATTGTAAGAAAAAGGGTCACATAGTATGGTTTTGTAGAATTTGAGCTAGTGATCTTCttaaatgaaaacacaaagatcAACTAGATGAAGGTAACTTAGCTTGCATTGAGGATAAGCATTCaccaaatgatgaagcttttattaatGATTCCTCTTTTGGCCCTAACCAAAAATTTGCACTTTGATTCTTCATATCTAGAGGCTAGAGGAACTAGAGGGTGGAGAAATTTGTGTCATCTCAAGATAGATTCTCTCTGTGAGATGGTGGTTTACATaagaaattttttggattttctctctttctttccttTATATTTCCTTTTTGATGCTGATAGTTTTTGAACAATACATGTATTATGGAGTTTTAGTTTTGAATATAGATAAGGAGTTTGGTGTAGAGATCATTTGTATGGTTTCATAGAGAGTTATGATACCATATTTTCACCTAtaggctcaatcaggtagagccatTAAGTGTTTGAGAAAATGGTACATTTTATAACCACTCTATGTTGCATTCAAGTACACCAATTAAATAACATTAAGAGATTACagaacaaaagattgcaaaataaaatcatttcattgATATAAATATCTGAAGCATAGAAAGATTGAATAAGTCTTTTGAAGAAATGTAATCTttattgaaaatgataaaatacatGTCTCACACAATAAGTCGCGAGACTAACCTTGCTCATTcaatatgcatgatgcacatgaaagCTAAATTATACATGAATGAGTAAATTCTAGAGAACACATATCTAGAGGGTGACCAATCATTACTTGAATGAATGGCATTGTTGGTTTGATCTGCTCTTAATGGTGTTGCCTCGCTTCTCCTAGCTTCCCTTGGTCCTTAGGTTTCATGTTTCCTACATAGAATGTGAATAATAAGTTAGAACAATGTTCTAAGAGATGAAAGGTTACACACTAAACATGAACATTTACCCATAGATGCATAAGCTAGCCCCTATGTGGATTTATTTTTCTAACTAGTTTGTTTCATGTGTAGTAATAGGTGCAacattttgatattatgcatatggggtaaaatgtggctcccacaagggtagatCCCAGTATGCACTTGAAAGAAAGATTATTCTTTCACATAATGATTTTACAAGTGCAATAATGTTACATTTGAAAATGTATTTGCCAATAAGTGAAACAAAGTAGTGAATGGATTCCCGAAAAGAGATCAAAGAATCAATATGAAGCCCAATCATGGCACAACAGTCAACAATATCAAAGAACAATGACTATGACAACAACAATCAAAGAGAACGGACTTGAaaataccaatattcataaggaaatTGTTTTCCTCGAAGAACAATGATAAAGGTTCTTAGAATAGTGAGTATACATAATGGTCAAAGTCATCATGCAAGAAAGATTGAGTGCACCTAGATCATGTGAATAATCTCAACAATGAACAACAATAGTATCTAAAATCTCAGTTAGTTGTGTGCAATATCAGATAAAGCATACATCAACAGGGTAAAAGACATTGAGAGTAGTCATTATTCAGCCCTTAAGCATCCATGAGTAGCATATAAGGTCATTATCCAAACTAAACAGTGTAAATAGAGTCACATGTTTtgatcatttctcaaaaacccaaatGCTGAGTTGGCTAATTATTTCACATAAAttagaagaaaaagaggaaaaaaaaccTAGAAAATATCGTGAAAACCCAATTCACAGTTTTTAGGAATCCTTCACCAGTCCAAAAGGGTGCAAATAAAGAGAATTCACAATCAAGGATTCATTCTTGAACATCAAGATAAAGGCAGTGATGGTTACAAATGCACAAAGAAAATCTTAGCTTATGAATAGTGGTAGTATTATTATGAGCAATGATCTCCAGTGAGGGCAATAATACACTGTGTTTGATACAGTAAGGATGTCTTTTACAAAGAGTAGAGATTGTTGATAATGCCCAAGATTAAAAGTGCAGTTATGATATTTTGTGACAGTCATAAGCATTCAAAAGTACAATCTAAACAGTTGTGACAAAATTAACGCAGTCATAATAACCAATAAGGTAATCATAGAGAAGGTGTTACTGTCAAGTAAAGATGCGAAGATTACATGCAAAATCACATAGCAGCAAACCCTAGGCATGAAGACCCAAGAGAGCATTTCTACAGAGTATGTCAAGGCACCAATAGTACAATAGAAACATATGAAGATGCTCAATGAAGAAGCTTATGAGAGAAAGCCATAAGAACAATCCAAAATCATAATATTAACAGTCAAATGGAAAGACCCCAGCCACAGTCATTTTGGAAAATCCTGTAAGAACCATCCAATGCACAAAGAGATCTTTCAAAACAAAAGTAACATAGGTTACAGTCGATAGAAAGAGTAGAATACATTGGAAAAAGGGAACTTACCTTGCTTTTCCTATAGAAGAGCCTTCAAAACAATCACCAAGCAATAGTCCAGAAAGGATTCAAACTTGGGTTAGGGCTTCACACTCTTCTTAGGCCCAGTTCTTTGAGAAGTTTCAACGATGGAATGAAGAAAGGATTTcccttttttattattttcattgtgGTATTTTAGGATTGTTTACCCTATGAAGGCTGACATGATTTGGTGGTATTTTTTGcctttcaaataaaaaataaaaaaatcaattaatgtATGTCGTGGTCATTTGGGGAAGGTTTTTAACTTAGGAAAGTTGCATGCCTTGTATCTTGTGTTTTGAGAATTTGTCAAGTGAAGAtgccacttttaaaaaaaaaatatgagaATATTTTACACATAGATGCCATGTCACCTTTGAAGAAGTCGTGTCAGCACTTGCAcgtgttttttatgttttaaatagaGACTTATTTGCATATATCCATTATAAAGCATTTTGACTTTAAGGTGTGCTTATAAGCcttaatattgattttgttagtaTTTAATACAAATAGGAGTGGTTTAAGGAGGAAAACTCAATCAATGAGAGATGTCAAGAATATATGGAATGAATGCCAAGGTTTTATGTGTAGTTGAAGGTTTTTTGCATGAATGGAGAGTATCTAGGGGTTTTTTGAGTTCATTTAGAGAAATTTATTAAGGTTTTGAGTTGTCATCATGTTTGACTAAGtcatttttgactttttcagaccTTTGAGGTACTTTTGGAGTTAGATTCATTTGTTGGATTTAAGGGTTTTTGCTACATCTGACCCCAATTTGTTGGGAGTTCCTAGTCTCATGGATTTTTCGAAGGCGAAGATTGGAGGATATATTTATGTTTGTAACTCATTCTTGAGCAGTTCCTAATTATGCAATTTGAAGCCTTAGTGACTTCTAACAATCCTTTTCCTCTCTTCTTGTCATATTTTGTAGCTCACATGATTTGATATTTATAAAAAGCTACCATAGAGGTTTATGACAGTTTTATTTGTTCTTATTCTTGCAAAGTTGTGTATTTTTGTAATTGATCAAGTTATTAGTGAAGACTATTTCCCTTCCTTATAATTTTGTCTCACTATATTTCATGCTTTTTCTGCAAAGTGTCATGTGCATGTCTCAAGTTGTATCTAAATTATTGAGTAAGCTCATTCAAACCTTCTTGTGAAATATTTATGCATGTGCATGTCTTCAATAAGTTATATTATCTTATTGGTGTCAGTATAGTTGTCAGAGTATTTTATCTTTATGATTATCATAAAATTAGCAGTTTTGGTGAATCACTTAGTATTTCCCTTTAGTTTACAAAAGTAGGATTTACATTTAAGTTATATTCTTTCCCTTTTAATGAAAAACCAATAGTTTTAAAGCAATAACCAGCTAGGAGTTAGCCTTATCCAGAGGTTCAGTTCAGTCATAGGTGACCCACAACCTTGAATTAATCCCATGTTTCTCCCAAAAGCTTAGTTTGTCAAACTTTGTAGACGGTACATTTCTAGGAGATAACAATTTCATGAGATTATTATTGATAATTAAAACCCTTGTGAGGGTCACAAGCAACATGATGGAGCCTTCTATGTATAGAGCTCAATATGTATTGTTATCAAGAATAATTCAATGTTTATAATTTTAGGGTTTGAGAATGAGAGCTCAATAATTAATATTGAAGATAGAACTTTCTAAGGTTCAACCTTTTTGGGTCATGCACTAGCTTGATGGAGTTCCACTTGATTTagaatttgttcttcaaagaaagatctttgaatttttttgtattattttatgtAATTGGCAAGTTTTGTGATGTAAGCCTTAAGGGGGTTCCCTTGGAAAGGACTTTTCCTTTGAGTTTTTAAGATCCAATGTAATAAGGGGGAATATTTACATGGAAGTTCATTATATTACCCTATCCTCCAGTTTCTCTTTGGTAGTTTGCTTTCTCAACTAACTTACTAGCTTTTCCTATTtatatctgtagcgtcctaaaattgcgacacttgcaatttcgactgcatttgggtcttcatgatggcggtgcaatgttgaatctgaatggagaccccgaaacctatttataacaccaaaaactgcatttttctgcaccctggcctgatccctccttgcaccctgctgtcccgggaggtgggaccatggcgcctagtgccctggtccttctggactagggcgcccagcgccctggtccctagccctattttgggcccagtctcttttgggcatcgagtctttaagtttgcaatttgggaaataatgtttcctggtcggcctaaggtcgagaaaatcagtctatcaaccctaattgacaagtatataaactacatttcctcttccaaaaaagggaggaagacatatgcgagaagacgcggaagcaatattcaaacattcaagcattcaagcactcaagtattccttcaagaaattgagcattctaagtctccattcaaggctaggtgttgcattcaagacaaggattcaaccattgaagaggagatcacatacaacatacaacatactacatacattacaccttcgcatgtaagaatacaaacattcttacaacaaggttgcaggtacgcggctgtaattgaagatctggaatccttgtgtagagaagaacagatcccccttcatttcgtggatttttcggaggaccgtgtgcacgtcgggcaccatcgtcccgtcaactttcggtcaaatttgcagaacagcactatcttgacattttactgctaattccaagtccgcagcttcatcccatatccctatctctgtttataagcgaatctttcctactttacatgcattcctagttcaatctttctatctacattctttacaaaagagggtatccttgatgtcacaacccttgaaactcatttagaatccaatcttgcattgtgtgggattggatcttgtgggtttcaacccctcttttgaatgtaaagtctctcctaagtgaaaaccatcaaccctagtgactctcccttctctctccttggagttggggaggggagaacaactagggtttgatttttttgctttacattttggtgaacccgacgtgaacatcctcattctgattattcatggttagatctaaaaaattttgctttcctaattatatttccatgtttgatcttttgcaaattttagaggttgattgcataaaaaccctaaaaaatttttttttaagtaattaaacttgtgaaatgtttaattgttaatgcttgtttcagatctacccttctattgcaaattgtcaattcatatttgtgctttaattctgaaaattaagtggttaaatgtcaaaaccctaatttttaagaccttcttgattcaacctttgactgataatttcactaatcaaaacacttccaaatcggttgtaacgttggattctgcaataaaatcacaatatctttcatccctgaaaatttggaaaaaagttgcgaggaccgtgtgcaccccgagcgccatcgtccctgacattttttctgaaatttcagcagctagatcttactgtatttttctgctaaaatccagaagtttggctgattttatcaattctaacactttcaaaattaaagtcaaaattggtctagcgattgcttggattgaggcttctaatcattcaaaaattgtt includes:
- the LOC131052809 gene encoding cytochrome P450 750A1-like, producing the protein MKLPLGSRPWPVIGSLHLLGSLPHQALAAHAKRYGSILFLRLGSVPTAVVSSPAMAKEFLKTHDLVFATRPNCTVGKYICYDHKDVAFSPYGSYWRQMRKVCNCTVELLTVKRTESFRFVREEEVCAMIGSIWQESGHGVQCVDVRKMLSSLTQNVTCRMFASRTYSDKELNGGYGFKEMIEEMFTVFALFCIGDFIPSLDWLDLQGFRRRMQAVHKIFDGFAGRSLFCF